The window GCTGACCGTCCGGGAAGATCGGGCGCTGACGCACCCTCACCCCTCCCCTCTCCCTCAGGGAGAGGGTGAGGGGCTGCATGGAAAGTCTGGTGCAATAATTTCCTTGATGAGGGGGGAACCTCCGATGGCTGCAAACCTTCCTACCTCCACTGTTCTTGTCCGGACGATGTCGGACACTGTAGAGACCGATATCCGGCGCGTTTACGTGATCGCGAACGAAGTCCTGCCGCGTTATAAAAAGTCGCCGCTCTCTTTCGAACAGCTCCGCAAAGTAGCCGACGGGCCGTTCGATCTGTTTTTGATTCCGCTCGTCTTCGAGAATGAGTATAGGCGAGACCCGTCGATCATTTTCAACGAAACAAAACGTCAGGAGATCAGAGACCATGCGCTGGGGATCGCCGCCAAGCACGGCTACGACACTACTCAACCGGATCTCATTCCCGGCATCGAGGAGTCGCTTCGGACCAGCCGGGAGGCCGGACTCCCGAACATTCTCATGACGACCGGCGGACGGCGCTTCAAGCACCAGGCGATGGAAGAGCGCGGCCTGGGCAAATATTTTGACGACATTATCGACAGGGAAGAAACCTACTTCAGAAAAGAGCAGGGCATTTATCATCTGTTCCGGCAGCGGAGCGACAAATTTCTCCGCGTGATTCTCGTCTCGGGCACGGCGACTTACGTCAAAGCGGGAAACAATCTCGAACGGCTGAGGGTCGCCGGCAAGCAGCTCGAAGTCTTCACCGTCGCGCTGGCGACGGAGCATTCGTATAACGACGAGGAGACTTTAGCGGCGGCTCGGCCGAAGATGACGATTCATCGTCTGGATGAGCTGATGCCGGGTTTGCGGGAACAGGGACTGATTACGCCGTCCGCGGCTTAAAAAATCTTCATAAGTTAATCCTCGGAGAGATCCTTCACTTTGTTCAGGATGACATTCTCGGAGTGTCGTTCTGAGCGGAGCGAAGAATCTCTATTTGTTTACTCGCGTGTCTGAAATCGTTCATGATCAATCCGGCAGCGGCTGGCCTTTGGTCTCGCGCGCGAACATCACGAGAACGAGACCGAGAACATAAACCAGGCCGACGGTGCCGATGGCCTGCGCGAAAGAGCCGCGCGAAGAAGTGAGAAGTCCCGTGATAAAGGGCGCCGCAGCGGAAAGGAAGCGGGCGAAGTTATAGCAAAATCCCTGCGCGGTGGCGCGAATGGCGGTGGGAAAAAGCTCGGGAAAATATACCGCAAACCCGGCGAATAAACCGGCGGCAAAGAAACCCATGACGGGGGAGAGCAGCAGGGCCGCGGCATAGTCCTGCACCCAGAAGAAATTCGCTTGAACCGTGACGAGCGCGCCTAGAAAATAAATCAAAAAAGCTTTTTTTCTTCCCCAGCGGTCCGCCAGCAACGGAAAAAAAAGACAGCCCACCATGCCGCCGCCGTTGAGGACCGTCGTGATGAGGCTTACTTGCCCGGTGATTTTCGTTACTCCCTGGGCGTGGAGCATCGCCGAGATCCACGTCGGCACCCACTGGATCGCGCCCTGATAGCCAAAGGTCGCGACCGTCGCCACGGCGGTGCCAATGAGGAGATCGCGCCTGACCGCGGGCGTGATCATTTTAAAGAGCGGAGTTCCTTTGCTCCGCGCCTTGTGCCAGCGCTCCGGCTCGTGCACTGACCTGCGAACGTAGAAGGCGAGAAGCGCCGGCAGAATGCCGCCGGCGAAGACCCACCTCCAGCCGAACGGGCCGATAAACAGATACAGGAGCGACGCCAGCAAAAATCCCAATCCGCCGACCGATTGCATGATGCCGGCCGCTTTCGTTCGAGAGCGTTCGGGCCAGCTTTCCGCAAGCAGCGCCGCGCCCGCGCCCCATTCGCCGCCGACGCCCAGTCCGGTGAGAAAGCGAAACAGCGCAAGCTGCTGCCAGTTCTGCGCCAGGCCGGAGAGTCCGGTGAAGACCGCATAGACGAGGATCGTGATCGCCATCGTCTTCGCGCGGCCGTGGCGGTCCGCGATCACGCCGAAAAGAATTCCGCCGAGACCCCAGCCGACTAAAAAGACGGCGAGGATGATTCCGCCGTACCAGCCGATGACGCCGCTGTCGGTGGTGCCCAGGAGATCGCTCGTAGCCGGGAAGAGGATGATGGCGTAGAGGTAGCCGTCCATGATGTCGAGTCCCCATCCGAGAAGGACGCAGATGAAGACGCGCCACTGATACGGCGTAATGCCCCGATACCACGCTTCTTCGGCCATAAGGACCCACCATATACGAAAACTCCGAAGGCAAAGCAACAAAAATTTTGGCGTCCGCTTGAAACCCTCGCTTTGTTCCTTTAGTGTCAAAAAAATTATGGAACAGGTAAACGCGCAGACTGTTACTTTGCAGGCGATCTCGTGGAATCGTCTCGCCACGACCGCCGTCGCGCACATGACCGAGCATCTTTACATCGGCATCACGACGGTCGTGCTGCCGGTGATTGCGGCGACGATGGGGCTCAGCATGGCGCAAGCCGGGTCGCTCGTCTCCGCGCGTTATCTCGTCGCCGGGCTGGCCAATATTCCGTCGGGGGTTTTGGCGGACACGCTAAAGCGGCGGCATGTCCTGCTCGGCGTCTGTTTGGTTTGTCTCGGGCTCGGATCTCTGCTCATGAGCTTTGCCACGAGCTTCTGGCTGCTGCTGTTCTTCATGGCGATCGGCGGGCTCGGCTCCGGAAGCTTTCACCCGCAGTCGATTGCGATTTTGTCTTCCGCCTACCGCGACCGGCGCGCGCTCGCTCTCGGCGTCCACGACAGCGCGGCCAATTGGTGTTCGAGACGCCCGTGGCAGTCGTTTTACCAAAAGGCTCGTAGGTGTATTCGGTTTGAACCACACCGGCAGCATCGGCAAGGGCTAGTGCCGACCCGAGTGCATCCGGGAGGATCGAGCTACTGGTACCAGTGCCCACGTCAGTGCGAGTGAGAAATTCATCAACTCCGAGTCCTGCGAGGATATTTGCCAGCAAGGTGGCACCCGACGTTTCCTGCACCGGATTAACGCCGTCGTACAAAAATTAGGGCAGAGAACCACGCTGTTAAGTGACACCTCCAGGTTGTCCTATTTTGATTTGAGGCAGTGATTGAGAATTTGAACAGATACAGGGGCTAATACAACACTGCCAATCCAGTATGGCCACATCTGTTGGGGCAGTGAGTGGGGATCAAAATAAAAAACAAGGAAAGACGCATAAACTGGGAACCCGACAATCAATATTGATATCAGAAGCGCTGTCGTATTCCGCGTGCATTCCTTCGCTCTACCGCTTCTGTAAATTAAAAAGGCTACCGTTACTATATAAACTAACATCCCGCCCAGGAAGAACCGCCAATTTCTTGCAAGAGAAATCGGGTATCTTGCGAAGAGCAGAAAAACAAACAGGCACAACGAGGTAATTACTGCAGTGAAAAAAAGACGAAGCTTGTCTGCTAAGAAAGATTTCTTTTCAGTGTACTTCATAGGAGGCCTTCGCATCTTGCTTCGTCAATAAGACAATCGTAAATACAATAGTTCAATGCAGTTAAAGCAGCTACCGGATTGGCTGCACGAGCATTCAATCTTAAGAATGTTTCACGTCTGCTATTAAGCGCGGAATTTTACCTCACTGGCGATTCAGTGCATAAAACACGAAATAACCAGCAAGAAGCTCGATGCCAAAAACGAAGGGAGCGTAGGCGACAACTGGGTGCATCGCAGGTTTAAAATACAAAATAGTACAACCGAGCAGAAAGAAAATCACCGAGCTGCTTACGATCTCCTTCAGCGGAGGAACGGGTGGCCCTTGCGAAATGACGCTCAGTGCTGCATTAGTAGCGTCCCGACTCAATAGAACCTTTAAAGGATTGATATGGTAGTGGTCGACTGTCATAACTCGCGTTACGGACCAACCCATCAATAAAAGAGAAATAACGATTGCAGCAATATCGTAAGGAGAAGTAAGAGAAGACATTGCTGCCGACACGGCTAGTAACACGCCAATGAAGAAGTACAAGAAACATTTCATTCGTAGCTTTATGTAAAGAAGCAGACTTAGTAACCCCATTACCATGGCGAGGATCGCCACTAGTTGCAGTCGCATACTCTAACAACCCTTTCTACCACTATAACAAGCGCCGGGAGGTGATGGGGATGAAGTAGGAGGAGGGTTGGGGAGAACCTCGTCTACGCATGCAAGTTGGTAACATAAAACCCCGCCGGCAGCACCAATCAAAGCGCAAGGATATCCACCGCCAGCTACTGTGCAAACAATCGTGGCACCGAGACCAACCGCAATACAGAAAACTTCACAATAAAGCAAGCCTGATGGATCCGTGTATACCAAAGGCTTATTTTGAACGTATGCATATTGGTTAAAGAGTTGAGATGTAAGTGTGCCTGGGCTCGATATCATGGTTGGAAGTAACCAAGGCGAATTCCAGCCTGCTTCGTATTTACACAGATCTAGCTGATTCCTAGTGAGAGGAGCCAAAATGGGATCTTCGCTGCTGAATCTTTGTAAAACAGGATCGTGGTAGCGCGCACGATAATAGTAAAGTCCGGTTCCATCATTTTCTCGGCCTGTAAAGTGGAAAGGGTTCCGATCGAATCGGCTGTAGCCACAACACTGCCGAGAGCATCTGTCAGGAAATGCTGCGTTCCAGTAGAATCTATTCGACCGAAGAATTCATCGATCCTAAGACCTGCAATGTTAGCAGTTACTGCCG of the Candidatus Binatia bacterium genome contains:
- a CDS encoding MFS transporter; this translates as MAEEAWYRGITPYQWRVFICVLLGWGLDIMDGYLYAIILFPATSDLLGTTDSGVIGWYGGIILAVFLVGWGLGGILFGVIADRHGRAKTMAITILVYAVFTGLSGLAQNWQQLALFRFLTGLGVGGEWGAGAALLAESWPERSRTKAAGIMQSVGGLGFLLASLLYLFIGPFGWRWVFAGGILPALLAFYVRRSVHEPERWHKARSKGTPLFKMITPAVRRDLLIGTAVATVATFGYQGAIQWVPTWISAMLHAQGVTKITGQVSLITTVLNGGGMVGCLFFPLLADRWGRKKAFLIYFLGALVTVQANFFWVQDYAAALLLSPVMGFFAAGLFAGFAVYFPELFPTAIRATAQGFCYNFARFLSAAAPFITGLLTSSRGSFAQAIGTVGLVYVLGLVLVMFARETKGQPLPD
- a CDS encoding MFS transporter, which codes for MEQVNAQTVTLQAISWNRLATTAVAHMTEHLYIGITTVVLPVIAATMGLSMAQAGSLVSARYLVAGLANIPSGVLADTLKRRHVLLGVCLVCLGLGSLLMSFATSFWLLLFFMAIGGLGSGSFHPQSIAILSSAYRDRRALALGVHDSAANWCSRRPWQSFYQKARRCIRFEPHRQHRQGLVPTRVHPGGSSYWYQCPRQCE